TCTCTCCGCGATCCGGTGCCTTTCCAAGACGACGTGAGGAATACCAGCCGAAGTCAGATGTTCACTCATAGCCAGCCCTGCCTGACCGGCTCCGATCACGATCGTATCTACTACTTCTAATGACATCTCTGTATCCATTTCTAATTCGATTGAGTGATCGCGTCGAACATGGAGGAAATCCGGTTCGAGAGTTTGGAGGCGAGCATGATCATGTGGGATTATGTCGGAGCGCTTAGGCCTGCATCTATGCGCCGCAGAAGCTGTTCTGAAACTGAGCGCGGAGTTGCAACATGATGGCATCATACCGCTATGGAATTAGCGACTATCCGTGCGCTTGATACAACCGCCATCCCATTCAGGTTGTGGCCATTGCGGCTCGCCGGCGCTAATAAGGCTCGATGTGAACCATTGCGGGTTCGGGCAAATACATCACGGAATCCGACCAGGCCGTCCCTCATGGAAATAGACCTCGCGTATTCTTGGCGCCCCGCACCCGCTCGACGCCTATGGCCATGGCCGCCGTGCGATTGAACACCTTGTCGCGGCTCGCCCTCGCCACCATCCGATCGAACGCTCGATCGAGAATCTGGTATTCGCGTCGTACTACTTCCTCCTCTTCCCAGAAGAGTTGTTGCAGATCCTGCACCCATTCGAAATAGCTCACCACTACCCCGCCGGAATTGCACAGAATATCCGGGATCAGGAAGATCTCATTCTGTCGCTGCGTAAGAACCAGATCGGCTTCCGGTGTCGTCGGCCCATTGGCCCCTTCAGCGACAATACGGCAACGCAGCTTCGTGGCGACAGCAGCGTCGATGACCCGCTCCATCGCGGCTGGCACAAGAACATCACAAGACAGCGTGAGGACTTCCTGCGGATCGAAGGCTAGTTCACTCGAATACCCCGAGAGACTGCCATGTGTTGCCGCATGTACCACGAGTTCTGGAATGTTGAGGCCGGAAGCGCAGTAGAGCGCGCCGGTGTGGTCGCTGACGGCGATCACTTTAACGCCCATATGGTGAAGCTCAAGTGCGGCGATCGAGCCGACATTTCCGAAGCCCTGCACAGCAGCCGTTGCATGGTTCAGATTGATGCCCTGTTCGTTCATCACGCGGCGCGTCAGATGCGCGACGCCCCGCCCTGTCGCCTCGCGGCGTCCCAATGTCCCTCCGGCGCTGACCGGTTTACCGGTAACGATCTCCGTCACGGTCCGGCCCTGATACATCGAATAGGTGTCCATAAACCACGCCATCACCTGCTCGTTGGTCCCCATATCGGGGGCCATGACATCAGTGTGAGGGCCAACGAAGGGGATCATCTCCTGCATGTAGCGGCGTGATAATGCCTCTAGTTCGCGCCTTGATAGATTCGATGGATCGACGCTGATGCCGCCCTTGGCGCCACCATAGGGCAAGCCGGTTAGGGCGCACTTCCAACTCATCCAGATCGCAAGCGCAGCAACCTCGCCGAGGTCCACACTAGCCGCGAAGCGCGTGCCGCCTTTCGTAGGTCCTAGCGTGAGGTGATGCTGAACTCGATACCCTTCAAAAACCGCCGTCGTGCCGTCGTCTCGATGAATAGGACAAGATACAGTGATCGCGCGCTTTGGTATTAACAAGCGCGCCCTCGCGTCCTGCGGCACAGACAGGTGATCAGCGATCACTTCGAACTGTTGTACGGCCATGTCAAAGACAGGTCCACTGTATGTGGTCACGTTTGCTCCATTGTACTCGATCGAAACCGGATCGGACGGCGGATAGCTACCATTCGAAGTATTCCCGCCGCTGTAAGAGGCAAGCAAGCCCCTTCAGCGAGGTCGTTATGCTGAATTTCAACGAGATTCGATGAGCTGAGCGCTCAAGGTAGGTCGAAATGCCCTTGGACGGATGCCTTGCGGAAAACAACGTTCCCTTGCTTTTAGACACCTGCTGTCGCTGGATAGGGAAAACAACAAGCACTACACGAGAGCGGAGACATCAATTGTGTACATTCGCCTCCGTCTCTCGTGATAGGAGTCGATGCAAACGCACTTCCCATCGCGGCTCCACCTTGGGTGAAGATCACACCGGTTCTCTTTAGCCAGAGTTGGATCAGTATAAAAGCTTCCGAGGTCGAGCCGGACTTCATTGTTGGCATCGAAAAGGAAGAG
This is a stretch of genomic DNA from Bradyrhizobium sp. CCBAU 53338. It encodes these proteins:
- a CDS encoding Glu/Leu/Phe/Val dehydrogenase, with translation MTTYSGPVFDMAVQQFEVIADHLSVPQDARARLLIPKRAITVSCPIHRDDGTTAVFEGYRVQHHLTLGPTKGGTRFAASVDLGEVAALAIWMSWKCALTGLPYGGAKGGISVDPSNLSRRELEALSRRYMQEMIPFVGPHTDVMAPDMGTNEQVMAWFMDTYSMYQGRTVTEIVTGKPVSAGGTLGRREATGRGVAHLTRRVMNEQGINLNHATAAVQGFGNVGSIAALELHHMGVKVIAVSDHTGALYCASGLNIPELVVHAATHGSLSGYSSELAFDPQEVLTLSCDVLVPAAMERVIDAAVATKLRCRIVAEGANGPTTPEADLVLTQRQNEIFLIPDILCNSGGVVVSYFEWVQDLQQLFWEEEEVVRREYQILDRAFDRMVARASRDKVFNRTAAMAIGVERVRGAKNTRGLFP